One genomic window of Hyperolius riggenbachi isolate aHypRig1 chromosome 7, aHypRig1.pri, whole genome shotgun sequence includes the following:
- the LOC137525616 gene encoding uncharacterized protein codes for MRSFLLDTTDFLSKISGFGTFNSPIFLCTMDVVSLYTSIPHAEGIAVIRNTFIKMDLSPPLSEFLLELLSMVLTRNFFCFEEVFYQQQRGTAMGSNVAPSYANLFMDWFEQSFVYPHPMYLGHALCWLRYIDDIFFIWSGTEDSLLQFKNDLDGFFPTISFTLEHSRTDVHFLDVLVKSQDGVLQTSPYRKPTDRNTYLSARSYHPQRLKKGLPYGQFLRLRRISSDDSSFYKEAGTMYEHFLERGYDPVHLDRALQRAAKRDRSSLLQFNPRQDTSRLPMVLTYSPLSLQAQKIVRKHWHILGSDPTLPTAFREQPVCAFKRSNNLRDALVHARSTIPPAERGFHLINHLDTAIGH; via the exons ATGCGCTCCTTCCTACTGGACACCACTGACTTCCTCTCCAAGATCTCCGGTTTTGGAACTTTCAATTCCCCCATCTTTCTATGCACTATGGATGTGGTAAGCCTTTACACCTCTATTCCGCATGCAGAGGGCATTGCTGTCATTCGCAACACGTTTATTAAAATGGATTTGAGTCCACCCCTCTCCGAGTTCCTCCTGGAACTGCTCAGCATGGTTCTGACTAGGAACTTCTTTTGCTTTGAGGAGGTATTTTACCAACAGCAGCGTGGGACAGCCATGGGTAGCAATGTAGCGCCAAGCtacgcaaatctattcatggactGGTTTGAACAATCGTTCGTGTACCCTCATCCTATGTACCTTGGCCATGCACTCTGCTGGCttaggtacatagatgacatctttTTCATCTGGTCTGGCACAGAGGATTCATTGCTCCAGTTTAAAAACGATCTGGACGGGTTTTTCCCGACCATCTCGTTTACTCTCGAGCATAGTCGGACTGATGTACACTTTTTGGACGTACTCGTCAAAAGTCAAGATGGGGTGTTACAGACTTCGCCGTATCGCAAACCCACCGACAGGAATACCTACCTGTCAGCCAGAAGCTATCATCCTCAGAGGCTCAAGAAAGGCCTTCCTTATGGGCAGTTCTTGCGCCTCAGAAGGATATCTTCTGATGACTCATCCTTTTATAAGGAGGCAGGCACCATGTACGAGCACTTCTTGGAGCGTGGTTATGATCCAGTGCATCTGGACAGAGCCTTGCAAAGAGCAGCAAAGAGGGACAGGTCATCTCTTCTGCAATTTAATCCCCGACAGGACACATCTCGACTTCCAATGGTATTAACCTATTCCCCCCTTTCTTTACAGGCACAGAAAATAGTCAGGAAACACTGGCACATCCTCGGCAGTGACCCCACATTACCCACCGCTTTCCGGGAACAACCAGTCTGCGCGTTTAAACGTTCCAATAATCTACGAGACGCCCTCGTACATGCCAGGAGTACCATACCACCAGCAGAAAGAG gctTTCATCTTATCAACCACCTGGACACTGCTATTGGACACTGA